The Pectobacterium sp. A5351 genome contains the following window.
TGTACAGGTTGAACGTTTTTATCAACGCTCAATTATGTCTGCCTTTCATGCTTTCTTTTCATTCGGTGGTTTTATTGCAGGAATGATTTGTAGCTGGCTTATCGGATTTAATCCTGAAGATCCTGCGTTTACTTTTACGGTCATGGGGCTTGGTTTATTTGTTGTCGGGTTATTCATTACTCACTGGATGTTAGATAAAGATGATGTGCCGCCGGATACTGATAGCCAAAATTTTATGGTGGCTTCGGCAACGCGTACGCACCAACAGATGCAGCCTAAAAAAGTTGTCATATTGATGGTGGGATTTGGTGTTGTGCTTCTGGCTGGAATGGTGAGTGAAGGGGCCGTATGGGATTGGGGGCAGGAGTTTGTGCGTCGTGAACTGGACGCTAGCGTTTCACTAGCGGGGGTTGCTGTCTCTGTGTTTATTGGCGCGGAGTGTTTTGGTCGACTCGTGGGTGATCGTCTGGCGGAAAAACTAGGCGCACCACAAATGGTATTCTGGAGTGGGGTCACATCAGTTATTGGTCTGTTACTGGTTTCTATCGGTAATTCTGCATTCATTGGTATTATCGGGCTTGCATTAACTGGATTGGGATTAGCATGTATTACGCCTCTGATGTTATCTAGCGCAGGGCGTAAGGATACGGAAAATGCAGGTCGTAACATCGGGATTGTTAATTGTATTGGTTATACAGGTATGTTAGTTGGTCCTATTACTATTACTGCGGTTGTAGGGTATTTCAGTCTTTCCTGGTTGATGTTATTTCCCGCAGCGTTGATGGCATTGTTAACCATATTTGGCCCAATGTTGATGAGCGATAGAAAAACAAAGGAAATGAAGAGGTTTACTCAGGTTAAGAAGGAATGTTAAGTCAATATTTTTACGATTGAATTATCGGGTTGTCATATTGTTTTTTTTAGCACTGTATGGGAGTGATTATTACGTTAAATCTGATATGGATTGTTAGTTATGGTTAATGACAGTCTGTTACCAGCAGACGTTCGTTTTCTTAATGAATAAGACCTGATGATTTCAGACGTGCGTCACAGTGCGTCACTTGTTGTTCGGCTGCGAAATTGTCTGACGAAGCGAGACGAATGATACTCCGACTATGAATAGTCTGATGCAGATTTCTCAGAACCAAGACATTGACGATTCTGTTGAAGACACAAACAAACCTGTCTGTAAGAGAGAAGGAATTTTAATGTCATATTATCTGAAGTCTTCTACAACTCAACATGCTGGTGAAGCTGATATCACCCAGGTTCGCCGTACTGTCGAAAATATGATTGCGGATATAACCGCACGTGGTGAAGAAGCTCTCCGAGAGTATTCTCTGAAATTTGATAAATTGGCGCCAAAAAGTTTTCGCCTTAGTCAGGAAGAGATTGATGCTTGTCTGGCAGAATTAACTTCCCAGCAAATTGATGATATTAAATTTGCGCAACAACAAGTGCGTAACTTCGCACAACACCAACGCGATTCCATGAAGGATATCGAAGTTGAAACGTTGCCTGGCGTCATTTTGGGCCATAAAAATGTTCCCGTAGAAACCGTTGGCTGCTATATCCCGAGCGGAAAATATCCCCTCCTGGCCTCTGCGCACATGAGTGTCGTTACCGCTAAAGTGGCAGGTGCGAAGCGTGTCATTGCCGTATCACCACCTTATGCGGGTAAACCGAGCGCCCCTGTTATTGCGGCGATTGCGTTGGCGGGCGCCGATGAAATTTATTGCATTGGCGGTGTACAGGCGATTGCGGCAATGGCGCTGGGTGTTGGTGAGTTCCCTGAAGTTGACATGATTGTTGGACCCGGCAATGCCTATGTTGCTGAAGCCAAGCGTCAACTTTTCGGAAAAATTGGCATTGACCTGATTGCAGGCCCAACAGAAACGTTGGTTATTGCCGATGATACCGTTGATGGTGAGCTTGTTGCTACCGATCTACTGGGTCAGGCAGAGCATGGGCCGACTTCTCCGGCTGTGCTGATCACAACCTCGCGTAAACTCGGAGAAGAGACACTTAAGCAAATTGAACGTTTGCTCGGCAAGCTGGATACGGCAGAAATCGCACGCAAAGCCTGGGAAAACTACGGTGAAATAATTATTTGTGAAAGTGATGAAGAAATGGTGGTGGAAGCCAATCGTGTTGCGTCTGAGCATGTCCAGGTCATGACTAAGGATCCAGACTATTTCCTTAACAATTTACAGAATTACGGCGCACTTTTTTTAGGGCCTCGAACCAATGTCGCTTATGGCGATAAAGTCATTGGCACGAACCATACGCTGCCGACTTCCCGTGCTGCACGTTATACTGGGGGGCTATGGGTGGGTAAATTCCTGAAAACCTGTACTTACCAGCGTATTTTGACGGATGAGGCTTCAGCAATGGTTGGCGCTTACTGTTCGCGTCTTTGTGTTCTGGAGAAATTTACAGGTCATGCTGAGCAGGCTAACATTCGCGTCCGCCGTTATGGTCATCGCGATGTGGCGTTTGGCGAGGCGGTTGATGCCGAATAATTTCATGCGCTAACTCTACCCTGATAGGCTGAGGAATCCCCAGAAAACAAGACAGGCATAGAGTTTTATGATCTACTGATTTTCGCCAAAAAATTCAATGAGATCACCCTATGCCTGTCCGTAAAGTATGCCAGACTTTTTTCCGTCACGCTTTAGCTTCAACACATCAATATCGACAACATGCGCTTATTGATTCCACCGCTGCGTTGATAAGCGGTGCCACGCTTTCACTCACCTGCATCGGGCGTTATTTACCCGGCCCTGCTCGCGTGAAAGATAAAATAAAACGGGTTGACCGCCTTTTGGGAAACACTGCGCTTCATAACGATATCCCGAAAATATTCAATCAGATTACGTCCATGATGACCAAAAACATGCCGTGGTGTGTTATTGCCGTCGACTGGAGTGGCTATCCCTCTCAGGCTTTTCATGTCCTGCGTGCCAGCCTTGTCTGTGATGGCCGCGCTATCCCCTTGATGAGTCAGGTGGTTCCGTCAGAAAAGCAAAACAATATTTTGATACAGAAAGCCTTTCTTGACGCGCTTGCCTGTGCTATTGCCCCGCAAATGAAAGTCACCCTCATCACCGACGCGGGCTTCCACAATGAATGGTTTCGGCATATCAAAGCACTGGGATGGGGCTTTATTGGTCGCATCCGGGGAAACGTAAAATTTTGCCTTCATCATGGCCCGGAACGCTGGCTGAACGTGAAAGACTGTACTGGCACGGCGCGCGCGGAATATCTGGGAGCCGGAACGCTGGCGCGTTCAAAAAAGGCGCAATGCAACGGACATTTTTATCTTTATAAAAAAGCGCCGAAAGGCCGAAAAAGCCAACGTCGCAAAGGGAAACCGAGCCATCCCACAACAGAAAAAGAACAGCGTGCGTCAGCTAAAGAGCCGTGGCTGCTATTTACCAGTACTGATGAATTCAAGCCCCATGAAATTATGAAACTCTACAGCAGGAGAATGCAGATTGAACAAAACTTTCGCGATGAAAAGAGTGAGAGATTTGGCTTTGGCTTACGCGCCTGTGGAAGCAAAACGGGTGAGCGGCTTTGGGTGCTGAGTTTGCTGGCAACACTGGCATCAATTGTTCTCTGGTTATTAGGATATCATTTTGAAAATAAAGGTCTTCATCTTCATTATCAGGCGAACAGCCTTAAAAGTCGAAGAGTGATATCGTTTTTGACACTGGCGGAAAATGTACTGCGGCATTCACCGCGAATAATCAGGCGAGTGAAGCTGGAGAGTATTTTAGCCCAACTCACCAGCACCTACCGAAATATGGTGCTGGTTTATTAGCGATGATTTTGTGGGGATCCCTCAGCCTGATAGGGGGGGTAATACAGGCCAGGACTTTGTCAGCAGTCTGAGGATGGGTACAAAAATGTACCCATTCTATTAATTGCTAGACGGTGTTATCTTTGAATTGTTTTTTCATACCTCAAACTGTGCACGTTGGATGACGTCAGCGTAGAGGAATACCTTGCTGCATTTGCCACAATTCGAATGAATTAAGTAGTATGTTATTAAAATCAGAGGTTATCGCTGTTAGTCAATTATCTATTTTTATTATGTTCCTTTAATTACCATCTGGTTGTTAATTTATGAGTTTTGAATTATGCCTGAGAGTGTTGCTTTGCCTGTAATTCCTCTTTTCGCATTGTTCTAACAATTTTATAAATCCATTGCAGCGAGACATTATATTTTTTAGCCAAGGCGCTGTAATTGCGTCCGTCAAATTCTGCATAGATTTGAAGATCGCGTTGAGAAGCGCGCCAGGATATTCCCATTGGGAAATAAACGTTTTGTCCGCCCCATACGGTCATCATATGTTTGGCTACAGCATTACCAACCAGCTCGGCGGTTTGCAGATCCAACTCTGTGACGTTTTTGACTGTATCGGCCACGTGTTGAGAAAGTTCGACCAGAAGTTCAGGACCCTTACTGCGAAATTGTGGTTCAGTCATAAATCACCTTATTGTTATTCCTGTGTGTTGTTACTGACGTGAATACTGGGTTGTTGTTTTTGCAGAGATTGCCCTGCTGCTATGTGTTATTTAAAACTATAGTTGTTTTTGTGTCAACATCTTTAGTTTTAATTTGAGTTTTTTTTGGTTGTAAAAAGAAATGACAACCTGCGGGGCTGCGTGCAGAAGAGGCCAGATGAAGGGCAAAAAAATCCCGCCATAGGGCAGGAAAGGAACACATAGACAGGATGAATAACACAACATCAACAAGGGTTGATGAAACAATAGCATGGTGATTGTATAAAACTGTTACGTGTGGGTAAGGTTATCTGGGTGAGGGTAAACGTTTTTTAGTGGCGCAACGTTTATTCGTAACGCGGCGATTGGTAACGCCAACATAAAGCCGGTGTCCGCATCGGCCCACCGGCCTTGGTGAAAGGAAAACAGAGACGGCTATAGCACGAGATACTGCCAGTATAGGAACTAGAGCAGTACCGAATACCAGAACACGCGGCCAATGATCTCGACTTCTGATTCGTAAGCTTCTTCGTCAGCCTCACGATTGAAGCTATGGATGACGAGAAGGCCGCCAGGTTTGCGGTAGAGCTGCTTGATTCGCTTGAGCTTGTCGTTACCACCGCCTTCCTGAGCGATAGCGTAGAGCTTTCCATCAATGATGCGTTTGTTGTTGGTATCAACCGCGACGGTGGTTCCATCAGGAATGATGGGTTCCATACTGTCGCCTGCTGCCGGGAAACAAAGCACGCCCGAACCATCCGTATTTGCGCCAACCTTACGCAGCGTAGCTTTAGAAAAACGGAGTTTAAAGCCGTTGTAATCCTCACTTTGAACGCGTCCGTCGCCGCAGGCAAACTCAATATCCTTTAAAAAGGGCACTTCCACCTCGTCCTCTGATAGTTCTGTCGTGCTGTCCCAAGCTGATACGGTGCCCCATTCTGATTTTGGAGGAATGCTCGATTCCTGGACAGGTCGAGTTACCCCGTCGCTACGCATTGGGTCTTCGCCGTTTGCCAACCATTCAGGGCGAACATGTAGTGCATTGGAAAGCTCAACAATTTTGGTTGTCTGCGACGCTTTCCCCACCTCGATCTTCTGTATGGCGGCCTGAGATACGCCAATCATGTCGCCAAGCGCTTTTTGGCTAAGCCCCTGTGCGATTCTGGCGGTCTTTAATCGTTCTGCAAGTGTCGTTTTCATCCGTTTAATGTACAACTTAGGTTGTCACGTATCAAGCGGGTATTAATCTTGTTTAAAAGAACCAAAGTTATCTTTCATCGGCGTGTGTAAAAATTGCTCATAAGTACAACTTTGAAAACGATTTAAGTTGTTATCTAGGGCGGCAAACCCGTTTGGGTCGATGAGATAACGTCGACATACGCAGGTGCGATTGCTCGACTATCAAAAATCCTAATAAGTATCAGGCAGTCATAGTATCATCTTATTCCACGCCCTGATTTGCTTTAAACGTGTGTGTCACTTGATCTAAATCACAATCCGACCATATGTATTTTGCTCTTATGGAAATCCCGTTATGGGAAATATAACCAATAAATTCGTTTCATTAAGCATGCGCATGATTGCGTGTCGCGGAGGATGTATGTCTGTAATTCGCACGTGTTTAAGTCTGTTTGGTGGTGATACGGTAATTGTTCGGTGTGCAAATACATTTGAAGTGCAAATGAGCAATGGTGAGCAGGAAGCATTGACTGAAGAGAATAGTGTTACGCAGGATTCTATTTGCCGCCATGCCGAAGACGAAGTGTATTTAACGGTGCCTTATACCGGAATTTGGGATGTTGTGATCCGAGCCAAAAACGACACGCCTGAACATTCAATAACCTATTTCCCTGCTTGATGATTGCCTGGTTGGTTATATTCTGTTAATAATTTGATAATACTTTGTCGTTATCCAGTCGTTAAGATTTGAATATACCAACCGCGCCCTTTCTTTTTTGTTCCCATCGTTTAACGTTGTGAGTGCATCGGTATCTTTCTATTTCGCTTTTCATCTATTATCTTAATTGATGCTTCCACTTGTTATTATTAATGATTCGAAGGGATGATAGAGTCTGGATCTTTTGCCATACTCAACACTTAGCCACTACGCGTCATGGTTCTAGGCAAGAGAAGGGGCGTTGGTTTGATCACACTGGCCTGTTGTTCTTATCGTGCTCATTGCTGCAATATTTTGGATTTATAGCTAAATTTTTGTCTAATTTGAACATTAATACGATGGGAGGGGGGAACCCATGAGCCGTGCCCCGGTAAGCAAAAAAGATGAAGACAAACGTCTTGCTGCTCTTCGTGAGTATGGAATTAAGAACGTATTATTTGACCCGAATTTGAGTAACCTGATTAGTCTGGCCGCTAACATTTTCAGTGTGCCTATCGTTTTGGTGTCGTTGGTCGAGTCTGAGCGCCAACTGTTTGCCGCCAGCGTAGGCGTTCCTTTTTGCGAAACACCGCGCGATATCTCTTTTTGTGCACATACGATCCTGAAGAAAAAGATCATGGTGGTGCACGATGCCCTAAAAGATGCGCGTTTTAAAAATAACCCGCTGGTTGTGGGCGTTCCTTACATTCGTTTCTATGCCGGCATTTCCTTAAGTACGCCGTCCGGGCATGCCATCGGTACGTTATGCATTATCGATTTGAAGCCTAGAGCCACATTCACCAAACGTGATGAGCACAATCTGCAGGATCTGGCGTCATTGGTCATGGACAAGCTGGAGATGCGTCGTTTGGAACTGGCGCGTAAAGCCAGTCAGATTCGTTTTGAGAATATTGCTAATACCTCGCCGGATACGATCCTGTGTGTAAATGAGAAGGGGATGATCACCTTCTGGAATGCCGCCGCGAAACATATGCTGGAATATACTGACGAGGAAATTATTGGTCGCAGTATTAATACTATCGTACCCGATGCCTTTGTCGTACAGCTTAATCACCTGGTTGCCGATCGTGATTCGCTGATGAAAGGCGTGACACTGGAACTGAATGTACAAGCCAAAAGCGGTAATTTGGTTCCGGTTGAATTGTCGGTTTCGATGTGGGAAGACAATGATAATGTGAGTTACGGCGCAATATTGCGCGACATTACAGAGCGACGACGCAATGAAGAACGCCTGTTTTTGCTGGCGCATCTGGATCCGTTAACTGGCTTGGCCAACCGGACGCTACTGACATCCAATCTGGAAACGGCGTTAAAGAATGAACCCGCGGTCTGTATCATGATGGTCGATCTGGACGGGTTTAAAGATGTGAATGACAGCCTAGGGCATTCCAGCGGTGATAATATCCTGGTGCACGTCGCCAAAAAAATAAAAGCTACGGTTCGCTCTGGTGATGTTGTGGCGAGAATGGGTGGGGATGAATTTGCGCTGTTGTTTCCCGGCCTAAATGATAAAAAAGTCGCAGGAAAAATTGCTGAGCAAATTATTCATGAAATTTCTCAGGCGATGATTATTGACGATCATCAAATCAATATTAGTGCCAGTATTGGAGCAGTGCTGTACCCAGAATACGGGTTGACCGTACAGGATCTTTTGACTAGCGCGGATTTAGCGCTGTATCAGGCGAAATCCGAAGGTCGAAACTGTTACCGCTTTTTTACCCGCGAACTGCTTGAAGTCTTTCAGGCCAAACATGCCTTCCAACTAGAGTTTGTGCGGGCTTACGAGCAGCATGAATTTGAGATGTTCTATCAGCCACAGGTAAAACTGGCGACAAATGAGATTGTTGGCGCAGAGGCGCTGCTGCGCTGGCGTCACCCGGAAAGAGGATTGCTTGGCCCCGCCGCTTTTCTTACCGCACTGGAAAATGGCCCGTGGGCTGAGCGAGTCGGTGATTGGATCGTCGAAACAGCATGTCAGCAGGCGGCGGAATGGTGTCGGGCGAGTAATCGCTATTTTCGCATCAGCATTAATCTGTTCAGCGCACAGTTTCGTACCGGTATGCTGGCGCAAAAGATTATGGATATTCTTGCGCGTACAGGATTGCAGCCAGGTTCGCTAGAACTGGAAATCACGGAAAATATCATCCTGCGTTATGATGAAAATATGCTGCAAACGTTAAAGGCGCTGCGCGAAGCGGGAATCGGTATTGCTTTTGACGACTATGGAACCGGCTATGCCTCGCTCAGTATGCTTAAAAACTACCCGGTTACTCGCTTGAAGATCGATCAGACCTTTGTCAGAACGATGTGTGAATCGCCGCCGGATGCGGCGATTGTCCGGGCGATCCTGTATCTCGGGAAAAGTTTTGGGTTGGGCGTGATTGCAGAAGGGGTAGAAACATTAGAACAGAGCGAACGACTGCGGGGCAAAGGGTGTGAGGAAGCACAGGGATACCTGTTTGGGCATCCGATACCAACGGAGGAATTTACTCAGCTACTGAAATTGAATAAGCCCATAGACGTGTAAAACGGTTGTGCTATACCTCTTTTGGGAGTGTTAGAAATTCTGTGTCATTCCAGTAATATACAATCAAAAAGGAATGACACATGTCCCAACCCTTCGATTTCGACAAAGCACTTAAGGCACTCCAGTCCGGCTAGGCATTAACGGGCAAGGATGGCATCTTAACGATTTTAATCAAACAGTTAACTGAAGCAGCTCTGGCTGCTGAACTCGACTCTCATCTGGCTCAGGATGTTGAAGCCAACCGTAAAAACGGCTCTGGTAAAAAGACCATCAAAGCGCCTACTGGCAACGTTGAACTGACTACCCCGCGCGATCGTAATGGCTCTTTTGAGCCTCAGTTAGTCAAAAAGCATCAAACTACATTGTCTGACGAGATCGAACGCAAGCTCATTCGCCTGTTTGCTCTGGGAATGAGTTATCAGGATATCAGCCGGGAGATTGAGGATTTATATGCATTCAGTGTTTCCACCGCCACCATCAGTGCAGTAAACGATAAAGTCATCCCTGAACTAAAACAGTGGCAACAGCGCCCGCTGGAGAAGGTTTATCCCTTCGTCTGGCTGGATGCCATTCACTATAAAATCCGTGAGGATGGTCGTTACCAGAGCAAGGCTGTTTATACCGTTCTGGCGTTGAATCTGGAAGGCAAAAAAGAAGTTCTGGGCCTGTATCTGTCGGAAAGTGAAGGCGCTAACTTCTGGTTATCCGTATTAAGTGACCTGCAAAATCGCGGTGTTGAAGACATTCTGATTGCCTGCGTAGACGGGCTGACTGGGTTCCCCGAGGCGATAAACAGCATTTATCCACAGACAGAGGTGCAGTTGTGCGTCATTCACCAGATACGTAACTCGATTAAATACGTGGCCTCAAAGCACCATAAAGCCTTCATGGCTGACCTGAAGCCGGTTTATCGTGCGGTGTCAAAAGAAGCCGCGGAAACGGCGCTGGATGAGCTGGAGACGAAATGGGGTCAGCACTATCCGGTGGTGCTCCAGTCATGGCGGCGAAAATGGGAAAATCTGTCAGCGTACTTCCGCTATCCGGCCAATATCCGTAAGGTCATTTACACCACGAACGCGATTGAATCGGTGCATCGTCAGTTCAGGAAACTGACCAAGACTAAAGGCGCTTTCCCAAATGAGAACAGCCTGCTGAAACTGCTTTATCTGGGGCTAATAAACGCACAGGAAAAATGGACAATGCCCATCCAGAGCTGGAATTTGACATTGTCGCAGTTAGCCATTTATTTTGAGGGACGGCTAAATAATGTGATGACGCTGTAGCATTTTTAACGTGACACAGAATTCTGAACACTCTCCCTCTTTTTCTCAAAAGCCAGCCTCCGCTGGCTTCCATACTTTTCGCACCGCTATGAGGTGGTTCTACCACTGAACTTCTCTTCTCGCTGAAATATCGCGATACAGTTCATCACTTACCTAGTCATCTACGTGTCACAGGCGAACCCTAGCGTCGTTACCAGCACTGCGTTTCCCTAAAACTTGTTTTCCCAAACGAGGCTTTCCTCAACGCCGCGATATTTTCCTAAAAATTGTACCGGAGAGAACATCATGATGATTCGGTTTAGGTTCACGTCTGTTTTTCTGCTGTTGTTAAATATGGTCTTGTTCGTCCCGCTGTCTGCCAGAGCCGCAGTCGAACTGACGTTTTGGCATGGCATGGACAGTAATCTGAACACGGAATTGATTCGGTTGGTTAACCGATTTAATGAATCTCAGACGATATATCATGTTGAATCCATCTATAAAGGCAGCTATGAACAGACGCTGGCTGCGGGGATTGCTGCGTATCGCACCGGTAACGCACCGGATATTTTGCAGGTTTATGATGTCGGTACGCCGAATATGATACACAGCGGGGCGATTATCCCGGTGTTCGAGCTGTTCAAACAGGTCGGTATCGAGAATGACGAAAAAGCCTTTCTGCCCGCGGTGGCGCTGTTTTACAGCGACAGCCAGACCGGGCATCTGATTTCCCAACCGTTTAACAGCTCAACCCCCGTTCTCTACTACAACAAAGATGCGTTTATTAAGGCGGGGCTCGATCCTGATAAGCCGCCACGGACCTGGAATGAGTTGGCGTACGATGCGGCGCGACTGCGCCAGAGTGGGATGGCGTGCGGCTATACGAACGCAGGACAGCAGGGTTGGATATTACTGGAAGCGTTTAGCGTGTGGAACGGACTGCCGATCGCGACGAAAAACAATGGCTTCGACGGCATTGATGCGCATCTGTTGGTGAACGGTCCGTTGCAGGTCGCACACATTGCCCAGCTTGCGGAGATGATGAAAAAGAACGAATTCAGCTACTTCGGCCGCAATGATGAAGGCACCGCCCGCTTTTATAATGGTGACTGCGGCATATTGACCACCTCATCAGGCGGGCTACGCAAGATTCAGAACTATGCCAAATTCCACTACGGTGTTGGCATGTTGCCTTACAGCGAAGAGGCCAACGGCGCGCCGCAGAATACGTTTATTGGCGGGGCAAGCCTCTGGGTCATGAAAGGGAAAGCGACCTCGCATTATCAAGGCATTGCTGAATTCCTGCATTTCCTGACGCTGCCGGAGAATGCCGCTGAATGGCACCAGATGACGGGCTATCTGCCGGTGACACAACCTGCTTACGAACTCACGCGTGAGCAGGGTTTTTATGCCAGATACCCCGGCAGCGATGTTGCTATGAAACAGCTCACCAATAAACCGCCGCTGTCTTATACGCGTGGGTTCCGCTTGGGCAATATGCCACAAATTCGTACCATCATGGATGAAGAGCTGGAAAAAGTCTGGGCGGAGCAGGAAACGCCACAGCAGGCGCTGGACAATGTGGTTTCGCGGGGCGATCTCCTGTTGCAGCATTTCGCGCAGTCGGTTTCCCGTCATTCGTGATATTCCCCGTTTATTTGGAGCTTTTGATTGATGACAAAGCAAAACAAAGGTATGACTCAGGACGTGATCGCGGCGCAAAACGCGACGGTTTTGGCAGTGGCGCATCGCGGCGTTTGGGCATCGGCGCCGGAAAATTCGCTGGCGGCGCTGCGCGAGGCGATTCGTCTGGGCATTGATATCGTGGAGATTGATGCGCAATTGACGGCAGATAGCCACGTTGTCGTGATTCATGATGACACGCTCGATCGTACGAGCGATATGCGAGGTCGCATTAGCCAGATGACGCTTGCGGAAGTCCGTCAGGCTCGTTTGCGCGGGAGTGACGGCGGCTCGGCATGGCCATTGAGTGACGAAAAGGTGCCGCTGTTGTATGAAATTCTCGAAGAGGCGCGAGGGAGAGTTGTCATCAATGTGGATGTTAAACATGAGCACGAATTTGGTGTGATCGCCCGCGATATTCGCGATAAAGGCCTGAGTGCGGGGGTGATCATGAAAAGCCCGGTTGATCTTGCTTCTGCCCATTTTCCCATTACATCGCCGTCGCGGGGTACCCAGATACCCTATATGCCGATGATTCACCTCAAACGGGGGAAAACTGTTGATATTCTACGGCAGGTTGATGATGTTGGCATCGCGATTGTTGAAGCCAATTTTGATCATATTGATGCGGTGACCGAAGCGTATGCCGAGTTTCAACGGCTTGGGGTGCGGATTTGGGTGAACACGCTGGATTGCTCGCATTCTCTCGACTATAGCGACACGCGCGCCTTAGCGGACCCTGACGCCGTATGGGGAGCATTAATTCAGGCTGGGGTGGGCGCGATACAGGTCGATCACGTCGACGCGTTTATCGATTTTCGGTCAACGCTGTCACGCTGACGCATCAGGATTAGCATCAAGCAGGACGCCGCTTTCCTTTTGAAAAGTGTAAAGTTATGTGGATTTAGTAACTGAAAAGTTAAGAATGCTTGAAAATGCCACGGCAACCCATACGATGTATGTGTTGCAAACTTTATCTTTCTGCGAGAGGAAATCAGACCTTTATGATGCGTATTGCGCTTTTCCTGATCACCAACCTGGCGGTGATGTTGGTTTTCGGGCTGGTACTCAGCCTGACGGGAATTCAGTCCAGCAGTGTCCAGGGCTTAATGATTATGGCTGGGCTGTTTGGCTTTGGCGGTGCGTTTGTTTCACTGCTGATGTCTAAATGGATGGCGTTACGGTCCGTTGGCGGTGAAGTCATTGAACAACCACGTAACGAAACCGAACGTTGGCTGATGGAAACCGTTCGTACACAGTCACAGCAGGCAGGGATCGCGATGCCGCAGGTGGCTATCTACCATGCGCCGGACATCAATGCCTTTGCGACGGGCGCTCGTCGTGATGCATCGCTGGTGGCGGTCAGTACCGGTTTGCTGCAAAACATGAGCCGTGACGAAGCGGAAGCGGTTATTGCGCATGAAATTAGCCACATTGCGAATGGCGACATGGTGACCATGACGTTGGTGCAGGGCGTGGTTAACACCTTCGTTATCTTTATCTCTCGTCTGATCGCTCAGGTCGTTTCCGGTTTCCTGTCCGGCAATCGTGATGAAGGGGAAAGCAGTAACGGCAACCCGCTGGTTTATTTTGCTGTTGCGACCGTGCTGGAACTGGTGTTTGGTATTCTTGCCAGCATCATCACCATGTGGTTCTCACGCTACCGTGAATTCCATGCGGATGCGGGTTCAGCCAAGCTGGTGGGGCGTGAGAAAATGATCGCTGCACTGCAACGCCTGAAGACCAG
Protein-coding sequences here:
- a CDS encoding MFS transporter, whose product is MSFSNKKTRDDKWVTDRIKKARIATFIGFMLMGAMLYVWSTGVSSFRTKVGLVDAQGDIAFGMITLGLGAGGAIGCFIIGKFIDKWGAKKVVGATTILYPLSIIPLGYVDGFYFALIFASLYGFFRGTIDTALNTHGVQVERFYQRSIMSAFHAFFSFGGFIAGMICSWLIGFNPEDPAFTFTVMGLGLFVVGLFITHWMLDKDDVPPDTDSQNFMVASATRTHQQMQPKKVVILMVGFGVVLLAGMVSEGAVWDWGQEFVRRELDASVSLAGVAVSVFIGAECFGRLVGDRLAEKLGAPQMVFWSGVTSVIGLLLVSIGNSAFIGIIGLALTGLGLACITPLMLSSAGRKDTENAGRNIGIVNCIGYTGMLVGPITITAVVGYFSLSWLMLFPAALMALLTIFGPMLMSDRKTKEMKRFTQVKKEC
- the hisD gene encoding histidinol dehydrogenase, producing the protein MQISQNQDIDDSVEDTNKPVCKREGILMSYYLKSSTTQHAGEADITQVRRTVENMIADITARGEEALREYSLKFDKLAPKSFRLSQEEIDACLAELTSQQIDDIKFAQQQVRNFAQHQRDSMKDIEVETLPGVILGHKNVPVETVGCYIPSGKYPLLASAHMSVVTAKVAGAKRVIAVSPPYAGKPSAPVIAAIALAGADEIYCIGGVQAIAAMALGVGEFPEVDMIVGPGNAYVAEAKRQLFGKIGIDLIAGPTETLVIADDTVDGELVATDLLGQAEHGPTSPAVLITTSRKLGEETLKQIERLLGKLDTAEIARKAWENYGEIIICESDEEMVVEANRVASEHVQVMTKDPDYFLNNLQNYGALFLGPRTNVAYGDKVIGTNHTLPTSRAARYTGGLWVGKFLKTCTYQRILTDEASAMVGAYCSRLCVLEKFTGHAEQANIRVRRYGHRDVAFGEAVDAE
- a CDS encoding IS4 family transposase, with the translated sequence MPVRKVCQTFFRHALASTHQYRQHALIDSTAALISGATLSLTCIGRYLPGPARVKDKIKRVDRLLGNTALHNDIPKIFNQITSMMTKNMPWCVIAVDWSGYPSQAFHVLRASLVCDGRAIPLMSQVVPSEKQNNILIQKAFLDALACAIAPQMKVTLITDAGFHNEWFRHIKALGWGFIGRIRGNVKFCLHHGPERWLNVKDCTGTARAEYLGAGTLARSKKAQCNGHFYLYKKAPKGRKSQRRKGKPSHPTTEKEQRASAKEPWLLFTSTDEFKPHEIMKLYSRRMQIEQNFRDEKSERFGFGLRACGSKTGERLWVLSLLATLASIVLWLLGYHFENKGLHLHYQANSLKSRRVISFLTLAENVLRHSPRIIRRVKLESILAQLTSTYRNMVLVY
- a CDS encoding Mor transcription activator family protein yields the protein MTEPQFRSKGPELLVELSQHVADTVKNVTELDLQTAELVGNAVAKHMMTVWGGQNVYFPMGISWRASQRDLQIYAEFDGRNYSALAKKYNVSLQWIYKIVRTMRKEELQAKQHSQA
- a CDS encoding XRE family transcriptional regulator, producing MKTTLAERLKTARIAQGLSQKALGDMIGVSQAAIQKIEVGKASQTTKIVELSNALHVRPEWLANGEDPMRSDGVTRPVQESSIPPKSEWGTVSAWDSTTELSEDEVEVPFLKDIEFACGDGRVQSEDYNGFKLRFSKATLRKVGANTDGSGVLCFPAAGDSMEPIIPDGTTVAVDTNNKRIIDGKLYAIAQEGGGNDKLKRIKQLYRKPGGLLVIHSFNREADEEAYESEVEIIGRVFWYSVLL